A single window of Deinococcus ruber DNA harbors:
- a CDS encoding ABC transporter ATP-binding protein, whose amino-acid sequence MSLSSPSRTPTDPVSGGNTLEIEGLRKVFTSRGRANVVAVNDVTFSIRRGEVLGLVGESGSGKSTIARLIAHLYQPTSGEIRLSGENIPNRMGGAALRQFRKHVQMIFQDPYASLNPLHPVGYTLSRPLKIHRLARGNSDKQVHALLERVGLSPAATYAAKRPFELSGGQRQRVGIARALAVQPELILADEPTSALDVSIRLDVMNLLLDLKDQEGLSMLFITHDLAGARYMSDRVAVLYAGTLVELGPAEQVIDRPQHPYTQLLKSAAPKPDAGLTPDHIEARGEVPDLKALPPGCPFEPRCPYAMPECKDGLPRMYDVGEGHQARCILHDPAVKAKRGGAVGEYAL is encoded by the coding sequence TTGAGTCTGTCGTCTCCCTCCCGCACGCCAACTGATCCGGTTTCCGGCGGCAATACGCTGGAAATCGAGGGACTCCGCAAAGTGTTTACGTCGCGGGGCCGGGCGAACGTGGTCGCCGTCAACGACGTGACCTTCAGCATCCGGCGCGGTGAGGTGCTGGGGCTGGTGGGCGAGTCGGGCAGCGGCAAGAGCACGATTGCCCGCCTGATCGCGCACCTGTATCAGCCCACATCGGGCGAAATCCGGCTGAGCGGTGAGAATATTCCCAACCGCATGGGCGGCGCGGCGCTGCGGCAGTTTCGCAAACATGTCCAGATGATCTTTCAGGACCCCTACGCCAGCCTGAACCCGCTGCATCCGGTGGGCTACACGCTGTCGCGCCCCCTGAAGATTCACCGTCTGGCACGCGGAAATTCAGACAAGCAGGTTCACGCGCTGCTGGAACGGGTGGGTCTGTCGCCCGCCGCCACGTATGCTGCCAAACGCCCCTTCGAACTGTCGGGCGGGCAGCGTCAGCGGGTCGGCATTGCCCGCGCCCTGGCCGTCCAGCCCGAACTGATTCTGGCCGACGAACCGACCTCGGCGCTCGACGTATCCATCCGGCTCGACGTGATGAATCTGCTGCTCGACCTGAAAGACCAGGAAGGGCTGAGCATGCTGTTCATCACGCACGATCTGGCGGGCGCACGCTATATGAGCGACCGGGTGGCGGTGCTGTACGCCGGAACACTGGTGGAACTCGGCCCTGCCGAACAGGTGATCGACCGCCCGCAACATCCGTATACCCAACTGCTGAAAAGCGCCGCTCCCAAACCCGACGCGGGCTTGACGCCCGACCACATCGAGGCGCGGGGCGAGGTGCCCGACCTGAAGGCGCTTCCGCCCGGCTGCCCCTTCGAGCCGCGCTGCCCCTACGCCATGCCAGAATGCAAAGACGGTCTGCCGCGCATGTACGACGTGGGCGAAGGGCATCAGGCCCGCTGCATCCTGCACGACCCCGCAGTGAAGGCAAAACGCGGCGGGGCAGTTGGAGAGTACGCGCTGTAG